One window from the genome of Musa acuminata AAA Group cultivar baxijiao chromosome BXJ1-4, Cavendish_Baxijiao_AAA, whole genome shotgun sequence encodes:
- the LOC135655360 gene encoding UPF0329 protein ECU05_1680/ECU11_0050-like has product MVAGSSEEPRQRRVQQEIRDMISTLTDRLTALGRSVPRSDAKGQEAGDAYPGLGVITMAGDNKGASMKADMEELGDAHGGLYSDDGGMCTYTNSNYQAVNNSILLGGSCAAKDPGVHVVISEYVEEDDDDDDEEERHRKKEKKKKKKEEKEKKKKEKKKKKDKHEDRVEEEEERQEKEKKKNDEEEKQEKKGEGSSREQLVVEKVAQ; this is encoded by the coding sequence ATGGTCGCAGGTAGCAGCGAGGAGCCGCGGCAGCGCCGCGTGCAACAGGAGATCAGAGACATGATCTCGACGCTCACCGATCGGCTGACTGCCCTGGGAAGGTCCGTGCCCCGCTCCGACGCCAAGGGTCAGGAGGCCGGCGACGCCTACCCCGGACTCGGGGTCATCACGATGGCCGGCGACAACAAGGGGGCGTCGATGAAGGCGGACATGGAAGAACTGGGGGACGCCCATGGGGGGTTGTACAGTGACGACGGCGGCATGTGCACCTACACAAACAGCAACTACCAGGCCGTGAACAACTCGATTCTTCTCGGCGGGAGCTGCGCGGCGAAGGATCCCGGCGTCCATGTGGTCATATCAGAGTACGTAGAGgaagatgacgatgatgatgatgaggaagagaggcatagaaagaaggagaaaaagaagaagaaaaaggaggagaaggaaaagaagaaaaaggagaagaaaaagaagaaggataAGCACGAGGACAgagttgaggaggaggaggagaggcaggagaaagaaaagaagaaaaacgaTGAGGAGGAGAAACAGGAGAAGAAAGGCGAAGGCAGCTCCAGAGAACAGTTGGTAGTGGAGAAGGTGGCACagtaa